From the Cydia splendana chromosome 6, ilCydSple1.2, whole genome shotgun sequence genome, the window TTAGTACAAAAGCAAACACTGTAGTATTTTCTTTTATAATTGACGTGGGTAGTTCATCATAACCAGCTGCTTTAGAGTTTTTAAGTGTCGTAATTACTCTTGCAACCTCAACTGGGCTTGTCGGATATAAGTAGATTGTTGAATctaagttatgtaatttataTTGGTATTTGCTTGTGTTACTGTGTACGTTGTCTGTTACAGTAGTGAATTGATGATTTAGTTTATTTGCCATTTCTTTTGCATCAGTAATTTGTTGACCGTCAAAAATCATACTGTCAGTGAAATGGCTTGGCTGGCGCTGCCCTATATGACTGTTTATAACTGACCACGTTGCTTTCCCTACATTATCCGCTTTATATATATAATTGTGATTCTGTAACCTATGTGACTTCTTAATGCACTTTTTTAGTAGAGCTGAGTATTTCTTATATTTTGCTTTATGCATGTTGTCAGATGAATGAATGCATTGATAGTATAGTTTTCTTTTTGTCTTTATAGCTTTTTTTAATCCTACAGTGATCCACTTAGGTTTGCAACTTGCATTTATTCTCACTTTTTTTAAAGGAAAGCACAGATTAAAAAATagattaattatattatggaaGTTATTAAAGGCACTGTTCGTATTATTGGATGACGAGATAATATCAGAAAAAGATAGGCTTTGTATAGCTTGCTGAAACTTCTTACGATGTTCTATATTGAAGTCTCTTTTCCATTCGTACCAATATTTCACAGAATTAAGACTCTTAACTGGGACAGATATTGTTTGTGCTTTGTGGTCTGAGAGACACAAGTTGTGTACATCACATTTAATTGTACCTTTAAAGTTAGTGGCAATATTGTCTATGCATGTGTTAGAGGTACTTGTGACGCGTGTTGGTTCACTAATTTGTAGTTTAAAATTATAGCTTTGCAATATTCGCTCAAATTCTGTATTAATAGTATTGGTATTTAAACGATCTATATTGTAGTCACCGCATATAATTATACGTCTAGAATATTTTTGTGATTTTGTAAGAGTAAGTAATAAGTTATggagtttttcaaaaaacaagTCTAAATCCGCGCCTGGTATgcgatatatacatataattgtGATATTATGTGACGGTATATTAACACCACAACACTCGAAAACTTTTTCAACACATATGTCTTTAATCCATAGCAAAGGGTTGAACTCTATATCTTCCCGAAGCAATATACACGTCCCGCCTCTACTTATCTTTTTACGGCAATAACAAGCTGCCATTTTGAATCCATTGAGTATCAAATTACACTCGTTTTTTAATTGTATAAAATGTTCAGACAGACATAACGCACTTatgtgattattattattagctaAGTTCTGCAGTGACAGCTCAATAACATCTAGTTTTCCGAGAGCGCCTGCAATGTTTTGATGCATGATATTAAATGAAGAGTTAGCATCGAAAGGAATGCTGCATGGGTTGAGTCATATTGAGTGCAGACATTTCACTTATTCTATTGcagtttgatgatgatgaatgtgaACCACTTATTATACGTATGAAATCAGAGACattcttaaatattatattaagccCTCTATTATTAATCGTACCTACGCCTCGCGAAAACATGTAATTTGTGTATGATATATTTTTGTTCGAATCTAGAATATAAGCATATTCGTATTGTGTATTGTCTAGGTACaattgataattaaagtaatcTACCCGTTTGTTAAATAAAGCTGCCTTATGGCTAAATTTAAAAGTAGGAAGACATATTATAACGTTAGTATGTTGTACTTTTTGGAGTTGTTCTCTTATAAACATAATTAACTCAGCATAATTAGATGTTACAGTATAGTCTTTTTCGCCAATATATATAATACAGAAGTCATCCAAGGTAAAGTTGTGTAGTTTTTCTTGCAGCTCACTAAATAGTTGTTCAATTCCACCTCCAGATATACGATAGTGAAGACAGTTATTGAAATATCGGTTGGTTATTTTTAGTAAACTTGAATTGTTCGCACTTATAACACATATTTTCGGCGGCATTGAAGTGTCTTTTCGTGGCTCGCGAGTAGGTATTTCCGGCGGCGTCGGTGGATCCCTTCGCTTCTCCTTGGTAGACTCGCTGGCGAAGTTGTGGCTAGTGTTAAATGTGAAAGAAGAACTTGAAGCTTTGGAAGTCTCAGGACACGGCTGGAGACATTCTGTCGGCTGTATTTTTGTCACCGTGGAGTGTAATTGTGAGTGTGAGGTTTTACAGTTTAGTAATTCTTGCTCAAGTCCATTAATTGCTTGGCTAAGATTTTTAATATCTTGTTGCGACTCTAGCAGCTCAGTCTGTAGTTTGCGTATAGTTTGTTCCATTGCCAGTATTTTAATTGAGCTTTCCGCATGTAATTTAGATTTAAGACTGTCGATCGGGCTCGCTATCGGCGACCGACCCTTACGAAGCATGGGTTTAGGACGTTGCGGAGAGTTACATATGTTTTTTAATGTGTATAATTCTTGAGATAATTTTTCATTTTGGCGCATAAGGtcatttttttcaataattacattttgtaaCTCATTTTCGGTGCTTGCAAGGTCAAGTTTTAATTGGTCAATTTCACACTTTAGTTCGATCACAATACTGGCCTCGTAAGTTATTTCCAGACTTCTTGATAGATCTTCATCTAAAAGTTGAAGCGTAGATGGCATGGAGTCATCGATGAGTGACACTGATTCAGTTGACTTCGATTTTGTTAGGCCCTCGTGCTGTCGCCTACTGGGAGTGGCCTGAACAggccttagcagttttgctgttgaaccctttgattagTGCTTTCGAGTGtccttgtcctttaacgaaccaATCGAATGCTCTCGTGTTTTCTAAGTTGCTgcgcagagaatatgcatcccgttttgtgattcctcagaacggttctgggccgaccaggggtgtgtctgcgccctttctagcaagttcgtccgctttttcgtttccgttaatgtcggagtgccctggtacccatctaagtatgACTTTGTTGGAGttagccagtgcatttaggtttgttttacagttctggactagttttgtaATTTAAACATTAACTTGTTCTCTACAAGAAACCTAGCCTAACCTAGGATTTTGATTAGATTTTTGATGGTTTAAACTAACCGTGTTTCTTATATATTCCAATGTAACGTCCTCCTATCAGGCAGTTTACGAACGATAAGCAAACGCCCGAAATTTTTTGCTTAGTAATCGTGATATTCATGTTTGTTAACTATTcactagaccagcggtcggcaacctgcggcccgcgggccgcatgcggctcgcgaatctgtcacttgcggcccgagaggcgccttggctatcttgtatgtaatagtgacaaacgacaatgtctcataaagtcataaatattaacaaagtacggcccgcatcacctccgttaactactatgtggcccttggctgctaaaaggttgccgaccgctgcactaGACTATGCGTAATTAAATAACAACGTACCTACGTATATAAAAGAATAGAACATAACAAGATTCAACAGACCAGAGTAGCCATTACTAGCAGTAGCAAgattaaacaaaatttataaGATGGTGTTTCTTACGGTAGTGATATTGGCAGTCATTGTAAGTGTACTGTATTATTACTTCACAAGAACTTTCTCTTATTGGAAATATCGAAATGTTACCGGACCGAAACCTATACCATTTTTTGGAAACATGTATAGATCCACTATGCGATACGATTCAATGGGTATAGTTTTTAAAAACATATACGAAAGTTTCCCAAGAGAGAAAGTGGTGGGAATATTCAGGATGACAACTCCAACGCTCTTGGTGCGAGACCTCGACATTTTAAAGCATATATTGGTAAAAGATTTCGATAATTTTGCGGATCGAGGCTTGGAGTTTAGCAAAGAAGGGCTAGGACAAAACCTGTTTCACTCCGACGGAGAGACATGGCGAGGACTAAGAAGTCGATTTACACCCATATTTACAAATTCAAAGATGAAGAATATGATGTATTTGCTCAACGATCGAGCTGATAAGTTCGTTGATTACGTAAGTGAGATTATAGCGACGTCACCCGAGCAAGATATCCACAGATTACTGCAAAAGTACACAATGTCAACGATAACCGGGTGCGCCTTCGGTTTGGATATAGACACCTTTCGTGGAGATATTCAAACTTTAAAAAGAGTCGATAAGGAAATGTTTGCCCCTAATTATGCTGTTGAGTTTGACATGATGTTCCCTGGTGTccttaaaaagttaaatatgtcCGCATACCCGGCGTACATACGGAATTTTTTTAAAGAGCTTGTCGAAACTGTAACTACTCAAAGAAACGGAAAGCCGTCAAATAGGAAAGACTTTATGGATTCGATATTAGAAATGAAGAATAAAAAACAACTTGAAGTAGTCAAAAAGCACGGTGATCAAGAAACCAGTACGATTGATATAACTAATGGTGTAATAGAAGCACAAGCCTTTGTATTTTACGCTGCGGGTTACGAGACCTCGGCTTCGACCATGGGTTTCATGTTTTACCAGCTAGCATTGGACACTAAAATACAGGACAGATTAAGAAATGAGATAGATGAATACCTTGAGAGACATAGCAACAGAATAGAACTGGACACGTTAAATGAGTTACAATATTTAGATCAAGTTTTTAGTGAAACTCTCAGGATGTACCCGATAGGGGATAATTTACAACGAAAAGCTGGCAACGATTACAATTTACCTGGTACAGACGTTACAATAGCTAAAGATCAAGTTATTTTCGTATCTGTTTCGGGTATTCACTACGATGAGAAGTACTATCCAGAACCAGAGAAGTTTGATCCCGATAGGTTTTCTCCAGAAAACGTAGCTGCCAGGCATCCCTTTGCATATTTGCCCTTTGGCCATGGACCGCGACATTGCATTGGTAATTAAACAATTACAGTATGAACTTAACTTAAAAAAACACGGataaaatattcattttttaaacaattagtCTTCAATCTCACTAATAATTTGTAGCTATGAATTTgtttaaatatgtacatttatttCAATATAGAGGTAATTTTAAAGTGTATTTAGTACTTACGAACGTTATTATTCGGTCGATTCTTTTGAATTACGTTTAACGAGTTATGGAGAAACTTTCCTTTCTTTTCCTATAAAAATTCCAAGTTGCGAAAGGGAAAAAAAATAAATGCATAAAAACAatggttaggtaggtatgttgtgAGACTTgtggatatatttttttttgctatttcgAAATGGTCCTATGTAAATATGTGTTCTCAGCAGGATTTTTAAATCTTTTTTGAATTACCTAAATTGTACAAtgaaaccaagaaaagtctgtaacgACTTTGACAGCATGCACAGTCCAAGTGTtagttatacgtcataatttcatagaagtttgacgtttaaaataacactcgcactgcggTCTTGTTCTAACTCTATCTGTTTCATTCAACTATTTCTCTCTATTTCAGGAATGCGCTTTGCACGCGTGCAGTCTTGGGTGTGCATAATCAGATTTCTCTCAAAGTTCCGCCTTGAAGCCGGCAAGAATACCGTTCGCTCCTTTTCTAACGACCCATATCGGGTCGTGATCGCCCCTAACAAGACCCTATACGTGAATGTTTACCCGCGGTAGGACCTGTATatataggatgactcacgctagatcggGCCGGGCCTTCCGGCGCTTTGTTTTCTACGTCATAGAAAATTGACATGTCAGACGCCTCGGCACGGGCTCGGCCCGGTCTGGCCTTAGTCATCCTTAAATTAATTGATAaactattagagttagaccaagataagtctgcaacgatataGATAGAGATtgacttctatgaaattatgacatataaataacacttgcactgcgtgtgctatcaaaatcgttgcagacttgttttgGTCTATCTAATTCattagataaaaaataaaaatgaataaattatGTAGGTGTTACATTGTTTATTGTATTGACTTTCCTTGTACCTATATTAATTTTGCCGTTTTCAAAAAGACACTGACACCAGTGATGATACTAATGATGGTCAAactgcccgattctaactttaagatacgtcagttaatagatctacaccgtgtttttattgaattccgttaacttcggggtatggttaagtatgtttaagagaactaaatgacatagttaattttgaaacaaaaagtaattaaatgtattataaatatcataatatatatagctggtcaagcaaatcttgtcagtaaaaaaaggcgcgaaattcaaattttctatgggacgatatcccttcgcgcctacatttttcaaatttgccgcctttttctactgacaagatctgcttgaccaagtatagcgttgttgtaacacgggtattttttttttttttttttttattaatggcTTTCCCCTCTTGTGTGTATTGGCAGGAGGGATTTTGCCAACACGGGTATTACATTTAACTGAACCATACatttgaaatctgtgacatatcaatgtcatttcgaacatcgatcgaccgagattgtacttaagtttagtagcaaatgtatgaactcattctaaacactgatcaatatgtaaaccggtcttaaggcaagtgtacacgcttgtagaggccttataggaaaaaaataaattattgattatctccgaaatgaagttaattagaatatcggtgtctgtgagaaagttacttgatttaagctcaggaatgcacccttgaaattaacagaaataaaaaaaaacacggtgtagaaACGATATGTGtcactgtcaaaagtgacgttttatTTGACACGGACATATCTAGTTCATAtcttttctagatctattaaatttaactgacgtatcttaaagttcgaatcgggcctaAAGTCTAGCACACGCACTTTACTGACGGTTCTAACAAACGTTAGAGGCCGTTTCGAGGTATGGAAAACAaggaaattgcgattttgtcggtgaaatattgcgcttatgtatacttattgttagtatacaatatttttttaaataaaatgtaaggaatcgaatgttaccatattttttttcctatttaggagttaaaaaaaactttattttttaaactttgaggtcttgtattttttattattcccatatattatttaagttttcaatgtattgtgataaattgctcattttctatctatttaactagatttaATTAGTTATACAATgatcagtggcgtagctagcatgggtggcacccggggcggaaattgtgggtgtcaccccaaaattcaatcaaaatgtctaaaaaaaattatttaaaaaagtaatagtaatttatgtttaatatttatgtgtaagaatgtcctataacatttttatttatatttatttatattattccaTAGCTCGCAATTTACTCCAtcactttcattttagattccatgaactctcaatagtccacccctggcgggtgttgcctctgcgcgcgttcaaggacacgggcaaggacagcatccgctcggtgtaacccacatttcataagtttcaaaagggcatctacgtgttggcttgggctccgcgcacgcctcccaaaggtctgagtcatcattgtcccgtgaaagatatacaaataatttatgttaaaaaaaaaactttttaagcCAAGTGCGAGATTTggaagagattctgtaaaatcccatttcacaattaatttcaaatagtcctgagtcacccaattagaaacagtgacatagTCTCACTTA encodes:
- the LOC134791693 gene encoding cytochrome P450 6B2-like, yielding MVFLTVVILAVIVSVLYYYFTRTFSYWKYRNVTGPKPIPFFGNMYRSTMRYDSMGIVFKNIYESFPREKVVGIFRMTTPTLLVRDLDILKHILVKDFDNFADRGLEFSKEGLGQNLFHSDGETWRGLRSRFTPIFTNSKMKNMMYLLNDRADKFVDYVSEIIATSPEQDIHRLLQKYTMSTITGCAFGLDIDTFRGDIQTLKRVDKEMFAPNYAVEFDMMFPGVLKKLNMSAYPAYIRNFFKELVETVTTQRNGKPSNRKDFMDSILEMKNKKQLEVVKKHGDQETSTIDITNGVIEAQAFVFYAAGYETSASTMGFMFYQLALDTKIQDRLRNEIDEYLERHSNRIELDTLNELQYLDQVFSETLRMYPIGDNLQRKAGNDYNLPGTDVTIAKDQVIFVSVSGIHYDEKYYPEPEKFDPDRFSPENVAARHPFAYLPFGHGPRHCIGMRFARVQSWVCIIRFLSKFRLEAGKNTVRSFSNDPYRVVIAPNKTLYVNVYPR